In Mytilus edulis chromosome 6, xbMytEdul2.2, whole genome shotgun sequence, the following proteins share a genomic window:
- the LOC139527694 gene encoding golgin subfamily A member 3-like isoform X5, whose amino-acid sequence MEPFELTLQQVTFEEGDFSPQSDLDSFDTVVNYDTQFEPPRRGTTLQVSNQTSRPSIRAQPSCVKTTQIHTKLVCSDGVSAGLLHQHNIIHPDYSLRDIDTSYITRKEKISETDIRTLFKVSANTAALNKARTFQKLRMSNSHQSPGPGDVTDGAFETVADALHLQNSVIGDRKIAPAPPEVVAQIIAETERRLKGLSPSVTPTQGTDQFLTPTSGLGFDDVQIAVNTNDNASASSDFTATNELIRVPTQSITMTTEKTSWRGSAITKEDKKDKNKLDIDPLSDQGSASEDTQSVSSAASELEAINQSETDRFLKSLPPYKTININDIVPKEHVQRTYSPPVKETSFRPVKQISQDLKTSFHDTSDDLYSNQLTDSGIGSEVVQENNSVTMVTSTPKRFSNIHVPQVGPLFNKNLREHVVTKNAHQSPDKTVRSEELEAILREKAKLEGQLEMLTEEAQTTLQERAELQAQVSSLKIKLKSVDENSKKGEVDTLKLELDKFKSSRSILEQSLASAQKFLDEKVMESKGLQEELHLSQESNDKMQSKVREIRDDIRAKEVTIQALKNKIAELYVEVQSVLQTKMETESEMRSARSDLNSLLNTKVWYQQQLQAAHEARSKLQHELTMLQGQAASQGSIIERLKTENAKLRHQMKESQQKALKDKETLAKHLEAIESDMMEREAAFQDIQRERTMIENTFDAKLQSVDDEKSRIQNLISSNNDLDSRLEKAQADLKKKQNQIFNLENEQIEMMKKLTLSQESLIERDTIVEESKQKLIEVEAQLSSFQKSLSLKDSEILQLKEEKAATEIALKAALEEKSSVDKALENLRSDMGKVEKSFRSMKQDLTNKTSELNQVHSEKNALLVQVEESSKCVQVEKQKAEVSMTENKSHMFDELQNQKSQFVERIGELENSISNLQNVKDENIKEKENLKKELSETRERLTQTETELTSLKQEIDELKSSGDKIYNEEIVNENEQLKNSFENLEKQHQKETNHQQQKSEQLETDLKSLQTELTDRQAVFDTNVELLSSKLREVTQEKDKLETELDMAKKKYDISMLEQQDQVTSELQKLARELETAKLEKQKLENQLFEIQRIKAKEIEEFQLHLTALEDQLQLERQEHLEAMASQETNQKLELELEKEKGRVAGLMQTNSSLKQHVSQLEEALARRESSLVDVQTHMEGLVRQWQDGEEDYNKRILSLEGVLQQEKDGQRDLRKQIGLKITENKKLKRRHDTSKVEKETLQHDLDVATQEKGQLQTVLDQWKQSHISEQSRLTDLDSENKVLTRELERVKRELTDNLAREPVLQEQIQSLQWQLSQKCKEIDAIQEHISLAEQRQNVEIDDLKKSLQESQSETEAMRAELATAKQEKANYHSQVTELRTTLKASVQHHKLTKRMNSGGSRNNSEDTKDVGTQVVDHDVLIPPLPFDLDMVEKLIQDTGVKALESKPLDNLQTCLSSLRSQISGLQKQMDVHTLSIETSTDSWSVVENQVQELRKVVKTITETANNTMTTTSISAAAVDPDHMTNGVFNI is encoded by the exons ATGGAGCCATTTGAGCTGACTCTTCAACAGGTCACCTTTGAAGAGGGGGATTTTTCACCTCAGTCAGATCTAGATTCATTTGACACTGTTGTTAATTACGATACTCAGTTTGAGCCACCTAGAAGAGGAACAACATTACAGG TAAGCAACCAAACCAGTAGACCATCAATTAGAGCTCAGCCAAGTTGTGTGAAGACTACACAGATACATACCAAGTTAGTGTGTTCTGATGGTGTGTCTGCAGGGCTGTTACACCAACACAACATTATACATCCTGACTACTCTCTGAGAGATATAGACACTTCATACATAACAAGGaaagaaaaaatctctgaaactgacattagaACTCTGTTCAAG GTTTCTGCCAatactgcagctttaaacaaagCCAGGACATTCCAGAAATTAAGAATGTCGAACTCTCACCAGAGTCCAGGTCCAGGTGATGTTACCGATGGAGCATTTGAAACAGTAGCTGATGCTTTACATCTACAGAATTCAGTTATAG GTGACAGGAAAATAGCACCAGCCCCACCAGAGGTTGTAGCTCAGATTATAGCAGAAACAGAGAGAAGGTTGAAAGGTCTAAGCCCATCTGTAACACCAACACAAGGCACAGACCAG TTTCTTACTCCAACTTCTGGCTTGGGTTTTGATGATGTTCAGATTGCTGTCAACACCAATGACAATGCATCTGCCTCCTCAGACTTCACAGCTACAAATGAACTGATCCGTGTACCAACACAAAGCATCACTATGACAACAGAAAAAACATCCTGGAGAGGTTCAGCCATTACTAAAGAGgacaaaaaggacaaaaacaaattagaCATTGATCCATTAAGTGATCAAGGTTCTGCATCTGAAGATACACAAAGTGTGTCAAGTGCTGCTAGTGAATTAGAAGCTATAAATCAGTCTGAAACTGACAGATTTCTGAAATCTCTGCCACCATATAAAACGATTAATATTAACGACATTGTGCCTAAAGAGCATGTGCAAAGAACTTATTCTCCTCCAGTTAAGGAGACTTCTTTTAGACCTGTCAAACAAATTTCTCAAGATTTGAAAACCTCTTTTCATGATACTTCTGACGACTTGTATTCTAATCAACTGACAGATTCAGGTATTGGTTCAGAGGTTGTGCAAGAAAATAACTCTGTTACCATGGTAACAAGTACTCCAAAAAGATTTTCAAACATTCATGTACCTCAAGTTGGACCattgtttaacaaaaatttaagagAGCATGTAGTCACTAAAAATGCTCATCAGTCCCCAGACAAGACTGTACGATCAGAAGAACTGGAGGCCATTTTGAGGGAAAAGGCTAAGCTTGAAGGACAGCTAGAGATGTTAACAGAGGAGGCACAGACAACTCTTCAAGAGAGGGCAGAGTTGCAAGCACAGGTGTCGTCattgaaaattaaattgaaatctgTGGATGAAAATAGTAAAAAAGGGGAAGTGGATACATTGAAGTTAGAATTAGATAAATTTAAGTCCAGTAGGTCTATTCTGGAACAATCTTTAGCTTCTGCACAAAAATTTCTAGATGAAAAAGTTATGGAATCAAAAGGACTACAAGAGGAATTACATCTTTCTCAAGAGTCAAATGATAAAATGCAGAGTAAAGTTAGGGAGATTCGAGACGACATAAGAGCCAAAGAAGTAACTATTCaggctttgaaaaataaaatagcagAACTTTATGTAGAAGTTCAAAGTGTTTTACAGACTAAAATGGAGACAGAATCTGAAATGAGATCTGCAAGAAGTGATCTGAACTCTTTACTCAATACAAAAGTTTGGTATCAGCAACAGCTTCAGGCTGCACATGAAGCAAGGTCAAAACTACAACATGAATTAACAATGCTTCAAGGTCAAGCAGCCTCACAAGGAAGTATAATTGAGAGGTTGAAAACTGAAAATGCAAAGCTAAGACATCAAATGAAAGAAAGTCAGCAGAAAGCTTTGAAAGACAAGGAAACGTTAGCCAAGCATCTAGAGGCTATTGAATCTGATATGATGGAACGTGAGGCTGCATTTCAAGACATTCAAAGGGAGAGAACTATGATTGAAAATACATTTGATGCAAAATTACAGTCAGTCGATGACGAAAAATCTCGTATTCAAAATCTCATTTCATCAAATAATGATCTTGATTCAAGACTCGAAAAGGCACAAGCAGACTTGAAGAAGAAACAAAACCAGATATTTAATCTCGAAAATGAACAGATTGAAATGATGAAAAAACTTACTTTGTCTCAAGAAAGTTTGATTGAAAGGGATACTATTGTGGAAGAATCTAAGCAAAAACTAATTGAAGTTGAGGCACAGTTGTCATCATTTCAAAAAAGTTTAAGTTTGAAAGATTCTGAAATTTTGCAGTTGAAAGAGGAGAAAGCAGCAACTGAGATAGCCCTGAAAGCTGCACTTGAAGAAAAATCTTCTGTGGACAAGGCTTTGGAAAATTTAAGAAGTGATATGGGTAAAGTTGAGAAAAGTTTTAGATCAATGAAACAGGATTTAACTAATAAAACTTCTGAGCTTAATCAGGTTCATTCTGAGAAGAATGCCTTATTGGTACAGGTTGAAGAATCATCAAAATGTGTTCAAGTGGAGAAACAAAAAGCTGAAGTTTCTATGACGGAAAATAAGTCTCATATGTTCGATGAATTGCAAAATCAGAAATCTCAATTTGTAGAAAGAATTGGTGAATTAGAGAATAGTATTTCAAATCTTCAAAATGTAAAAGATGAAaacattaaagaaaaagaaaatttgaaaaaagagcTGTCAGAAACTCGAGAAAGATTGACACAAACTGAAACAGAATTGACTTCATTGAAACAAGAAATTGATGAGTTAAAAAGTTCAGGAGATAAGATCTATAATGAAGAGATCGTGAATGAAAATGAACAGCTGAaaaattcttttgaaaatttggaaaaACAACATCAAAAAGAGACAAATCATCAACAACAGAAGAGTGAACAATTAGAAACTGATCTGAAATCATTGCAGACAGAGCTGACAGATAGACAGGCTGTGTTTGATACTAATGTGGAGCTGCTGAGTTCAAAACTAAGGGAAGTAACTCAAGAGAAAGATAAACTGGAAACTGAGTTGGATATGGCTAAGAAAAAGTATGATATTAGTATGTTAGAACAACAAGACCAAGTTACTTCAGAATTACAg AAACTTGCCAGAGAACTTGAAACAGCAAAGTTAGagaaacaaaaattagaaaaccAATTGTTTGAGATACAAAGAATCAAGGCAAAAGAAATAGAAGAGTTTCAGCTACACCTAACAGCCCTTGAAGACCAGTTACAACTAGAAAGACAGGAACATTTAGAGGCTATGGCTTCACAGGAGACCAATCAGAAACTAGAATTAGAATTGGAAAAAGAAAAAGGCAGAGTGGCAG GTTTAATGCAGACTAACAGCTCTTTAAAACAACATGTTTCTCAGCTAGAGGAGGCATTAGCTAGGAGAGAGTCATCCCTGGTAGATGTTCAAACACACATGGAAGGCTTAGTCAGACAATGGCAAGACGGAGAAGAAGATTATAATAAAAGGATTCTGAGTTTAGAAGGAGTTCTTCAACAGGAGAAAGATGGACAGAGAGATCTTAGAAAACAG attGGATTAAagataacagaaaacaaaaagttaaaacGAAGACATGACacatcaaaagttgaaaaggaaaCTTTACAACATGATCTTGATGTGGCTACACAGGAGAAAGGTCAACTACAGACAGTACTGGACCAGTGGAAACAGTCACACATTAGTGAACAGTCACGGTTGACTGATTTAGACAGTGAAAACAAAGTACTGACCAGAGAGCTGGAGAGGGTCAAAAGAGAACTGACTGATAATTTAGCCAGGGAACCAGTTCTTCAAGAACAGATTCAG AGTTTACAGTGGCAGCTATCACAGAAATGTAAAGAAATAGATGCTATACAGGAACACATCTCATTGGCTGAACAGAGACAAAATGTAGAAATTGATGATCTCAAGAAAAGTTTACAG GAAAGTCAGTCTGAAACAGAGGCAATGAGAGCAGAGTTGGCTACAGCTAAACAGGAAAAAGCTAACTACCATTCACAGGTTACAGAACTAAGAACCACACTCAAGGCCTCAGTACAACATCATAAG ctgACAAAGAGGATGAATTCTGGTGGAAGTAGAAATAATTCTGAGGATACAAAGGATGTAGGAACACAGGTGGTGGACCATGATGTACTGATACCACCGTTACCTTTTGATCTGGACATGGTGGAGAAACTCATTCAGGATACAGGTGTAAAAGCCCTTGAAAGCAA ACCATTAGATAACTTACAGACCTGTTTAAGTTCCTTGAGATCACAGATATCAGGTTTACAGAAACAGATGGATGTCCATACTCTGTCTATAGAAACTTCTACAGATTCATGGAG TGTTGTTGAAAACCAAGTGCAAGAATTGAGGAAAGTTGTCAAAACAATAACTGAAACAGCCAACAATACCATGACAACAACCTCTATATCTGCTGCTGCTGTGGATCCTGATCACATGACCAATGGTGTGTTCAATATATAA
- the LOC139527694 gene encoding golgin subfamily A member 3-like isoform X2, which translates to MEPFELTLQQVTFEEGDFSPQSDLDSFDTVVNYDTQFEPPRRGTTLQGSSALTYTYSEANKCRGETKGLGSHAAYETLQKSFVPLGSFVSKPCLIKPDQIYREQLVDIPSCNHSNSSHVYTESRNRTNKTTWLSTNVSNQTSRPSIRAQPSCVKTTQIHTKLVCSDGVSAGLLHQHNIIHPDYSLRDIDTSYITRKEKISETDIRTLFKVSANTAALNKARTFQKLRMSNSHQSPGPGDVTDGAFETVADALHLQNSVIGDRKIAPAPPEVVAQIIAETERRLKGLSPSVTPTQGTDQFLTPTSGLGFDDVQIAVNTNDNASASSDFTATNELIRVPTQSITMTTEKTSWRGSAITKEDKKDKNKLDIDPLSDQGSASEDTQSVSSAASELEAINQSETDRFLKSLPPYKTININDIVPKEHVQRTYSPPVKETSFRPVKQISQDLKTSFHDTSDDLYSNQLTDSGIGSEVVQENNSVTMVTSTPKRFSNIHVPQVGPLFNKNLREHVVTKNAHQSPDKTVRSEELEAILREKAKLEGQLEMLTEEAQTTLQERAELQAQVSSLKIKLKSVDENSKKGEVDTLKLELDKFKSSRSILEQSLASAQKFLDEKVMESKGLQEELHLSQESNDKMQSKVREIRDDIRAKEVTIQALKNKIAELYVEVQSVLQTKMETESEMRSARSDLNSLLNTKVWYQQQLQAAHEARSKLQHELTMLQGQAASQGSIIERLKTENAKLRHQMKESQQKALKDKETLAKHLEAIESDMMEREAAFQDIQRERTMIENTFDAKLQSVDDEKSRIQNLISSNNDLDSRLEKAQADLKKKQNQIFNLENEQIEMMKKLTLSQESLIERDTIVEESKQKLIEVEAQLSSFQKSLSLKDSEILQLKEEKAATEIALKAALEEKSSVDKALENLRSDMGKVEKSFRSMKQDLTNKTSELNQVHSEKNALLVQVEESSKCVQVEKQKAEVSMTENKSHMFDELQNQKSQFVERIGELENSISNLQNVKDENIKEKENLKKELSETRERLTQTETELTSLKQEIDELKSSGDKIYNEEIVNENEQLKNSFENLEKQHQKETNHQQQKSEQLETDLKSLQTELTDRQAVFDTNVELLSSKLREVTQEKDKLETELDMAKKKYDISMLEQQDQVTSELQKLARELETAKLEKQKLENQLFEIQRIKAKEIEEFQLHLTALEDQLQLERQEHLEAMASQETNQKLELELEKEKGRVAGLMQTNSSLKQHVSQLEEALARRESSLVDVQTHMEGLVRQWQDGEEDYNKRILSLEGVLQQEKDGQRDLRKQIGLKITENKKLKRRHDTSKVEKETLQHDLDVATQEKGQLQTVLDQWKQSHISEQSRLTDLDSENKVLTRELERVKRELTDNLAREPVLQEQIQSLQWQLSQKCKEIDAIQEHISLAEQRQNVEIDDLKKSLQESQSETEAMRAELATAKQEKANYHSQVTELRTTLKASVQHHKLTKRMNSGGSRNNSEDTKDVGTQVVDHDVLIPPLPFDLDMVEKLIQDTGVKALESKPLDNLQTCLSCLRSQMSG; encoded by the exons ATGGAGCCATTTGAGCTGACTCTTCAACAGGTCACCTTTGAAGAGGGGGATTTTTCACCTCAGTCAGATCTAGATTCATTTGACACTGTTGTTAATTACGATACTCAGTTTGAGCCACCTAGAAGAGGAACAACATTACAGGGTAGCAGTGCATTGACCTATACTTATTCTGAGGCTAATAAATGTAGAG gGGAAACCAAAGGGCTTGGATCACATGCAGCCTATGAAACCCTTCAAAAGAGTTTTGTCCCTTTAGGTTCCTTTGTAAGTAAACCCTGCTTGATAAAACCTGACCAGATATATAGAGAACAGTTAGTTGACATACCATCATGTAACCATAGTAACAGCTCACATGTTTACACTGAAAGCAGAAACAGAACTAACAAAACTACATGGCTTTCTACTAATG TAAGCAACCAAACCAGTAGACCATCAATTAGAGCTCAGCCAAGTTGTGTGAAGACTACACAGATACATACCAAGTTAGTGTGTTCTGATGGTGTGTCTGCAGGGCTGTTACACCAACACAACATTATACATCCTGACTACTCTCTGAGAGATATAGACACTTCATACATAACAAGGaaagaaaaaatctctgaaactgacattagaACTCTGTTCAAG GTTTCTGCCAatactgcagctttaaacaaagCCAGGACATTCCAGAAATTAAGAATGTCGAACTCTCACCAGAGTCCAGGTCCAGGTGATGTTACCGATGGAGCATTTGAAACAGTAGCTGATGCTTTACATCTACAGAATTCAGTTATAG GTGACAGGAAAATAGCACCAGCCCCACCAGAGGTTGTAGCTCAGATTATAGCAGAAACAGAGAGAAGGTTGAAAGGTCTAAGCCCATCTGTAACACCAACACAAGGCACAGACCAG TTTCTTACTCCAACTTCTGGCTTGGGTTTTGATGATGTTCAGATTGCTGTCAACACCAATGACAATGCATCTGCCTCCTCAGACTTCACAGCTACAAATGAACTGATCCGTGTACCAACACAAAGCATCACTATGACAACAGAAAAAACATCCTGGAGAGGTTCAGCCATTACTAAAGAGgacaaaaaggacaaaaacaaattagaCATTGATCCATTAAGTGATCAAGGTTCTGCATCTGAAGATACACAAAGTGTGTCAAGTGCTGCTAGTGAATTAGAAGCTATAAATCAGTCTGAAACTGACAGATTTCTGAAATCTCTGCCACCATATAAAACGATTAATATTAACGACATTGTGCCTAAAGAGCATGTGCAAAGAACTTATTCTCCTCCAGTTAAGGAGACTTCTTTTAGACCTGTCAAACAAATTTCTCAAGATTTGAAAACCTCTTTTCATGATACTTCTGACGACTTGTATTCTAATCAACTGACAGATTCAGGTATTGGTTCAGAGGTTGTGCAAGAAAATAACTCTGTTACCATGGTAACAAGTACTCCAAAAAGATTTTCAAACATTCATGTACCTCAAGTTGGACCattgtttaacaaaaatttaagagAGCATGTAGTCACTAAAAATGCTCATCAGTCCCCAGACAAGACTGTACGATCAGAAGAACTGGAGGCCATTTTGAGGGAAAAGGCTAAGCTTGAAGGACAGCTAGAGATGTTAACAGAGGAGGCACAGACAACTCTTCAAGAGAGGGCAGAGTTGCAAGCACAGGTGTCGTCattgaaaattaaattgaaatctgTGGATGAAAATAGTAAAAAAGGGGAAGTGGATACATTGAAGTTAGAATTAGATAAATTTAAGTCCAGTAGGTCTATTCTGGAACAATCTTTAGCTTCTGCACAAAAATTTCTAGATGAAAAAGTTATGGAATCAAAAGGACTACAAGAGGAATTACATCTTTCTCAAGAGTCAAATGATAAAATGCAGAGTAAAGTTAGGGAGATTCGAGACGACATAAGAGCCAAAGAAGTAACTATTCaggctttgaaaaataaaatagcagAACTTTATGTAGAAGTTCAAAGTGTTTTACAGACTAAAATGGAGACAGAATCTGAAATGAGATCTGCAAGAAGTGATCTGAACTCTTTACTCAATACAAAAGTTTGGTATCAGCAACAGCTTCAGGCTGCACATGAAGCAAGGTCAAAACTACAACATGAATTAACAATGCTTCAAGGTCAAGCAGCCTCACAAGGAAGTATAATTGAGAGGTTGAAAACTGAAAATGCAAAGCTAAGACATCAAATGAAAGAAAGTCAGCAGAAAGCTTTGAAAGACAAGGAAACGTTAGCCAAGCATCTAGAGGCTATTGAATCTGATATGATGGAACGTGAGGCTGCATTTCAAGACATTCAAAGGGAGAGAACTATGATTGAAAATACATTTGATGCAAAATTACAGTCAGTCGATGACGAAAAATCTCGTATTCAAAATCTCATTTCATCAAATAATGATCTTGATTCAAGACTCGAAAAGGCACAAGCAGACTTGAAGAAGAAACAAAACCAGATATTTAATCTCGAAAATGAACAGATTGAAATGATGAAAAAACTTACTTTGTCTCAAGAAAGTTTGATTGAAAGGGATACTATTGTGGAAGAATCTAAGCAAAAACTAATTGAAGTTGAGGCACAGTTGTCATCATTTCAAAAAAGTTTAAGTTTGAAAGATTCTGAAATTTTGCAGTTGAAAGAGGAGAAAGCAGCAACTGAGATAGCCCTGAAAGCTGCACTTGAAGAAAAATCTTCTGTGGACAAGGCTTTGGAAAATTTAAGAAGTGATATGGGTAAAGTTGAGAAAAGTTTTAGATCAATGAAACAGGATTTAACTAATAAAACTTCTGAGCTTAATCAGGTTCATTCTGAGAAGAATGCCTTATTGGTACAGGTTGAAGAATCATCAAAATGTGTTCAAGTGGAGAAACAAAAAGCTGAAGTTTCTATGACGGAAAATAAGTCTCATATGTTCGATGAATTGCAAAATCAGAAATCTCAATTTGTAGAAAGAATTGGTGAATTAGAGAATAGTATTTCAAATCTTCAAAATGTAAAAGATGAAaacattaaagaaaaagaaaatttgaaaaaagagcTGTCAGAAACTCGAGAAAGATTGACACAAACTGAAACAGAATTGACTTCATTGAAACAAGAAATTGATGAGTTAAAAAGTTCAGGAGATAAGATCTATAATGAAGAGATCGTGAATGAAAATGAACAGCTGAaaaattcttttgaaaatttggaaaaACAACATCAAAAAGAGACAAATCATCAACAACAGAAGAGTGAACAATTAGAAACTGATCTGAAATCATTGCAGACAGAGCTGACAGATAGACAGGCTGTGTTTGATACTAATGTGGAGCTGCTGAGTTCAAAACTAAGGGAAGTAACTCAAGAGAAAGATAAACTGGAAACTGAGTTGGATATGGCTAAGAAAAAGTATGATATTAGTATGTTAGAACAACAAGACCAAGTTACTTCAGAATTACAg AAACTTGCCAGAGAACTTGAAACAGCAAAGTTAGagaaacaaaaattagaaaaccAATTGTTTGAGATACAAAGAATCAAGGCAAAAGAAATAGAAGAGTTTCAGCTACACCTAACAGCCCTTGAAGACCAGTTACAACTAGAAAGACAGGAACATTTAGAGGCTATGGCTTCACAGGAGACCAATCAGAAACTAGAATTAGAATTGGAAAAAGAAAAAGGCAGAGTGGCAG GTTTAATGCAGACTAACAGCTCTTTAAAACAACATGTTTCTCAGCTAGAGGAGGCATTAGCTAGGAGAGAGTCATCCCTGGTAGATGTTCAAACACACATGGAAGGCTTAGTCAGACAATGGCAAGACGGAGAAGAAGATTATAATAAAAGGATTCTGAGTTTAGAAGGAGTTCTTCAACAGGAGAAAGATGGACAGAGAGATCTTAGAAAACAG attGGATTAAagataacagaaaacaaaaagttaaaacGAAGACATGACacatcaaaagttgaaaaggaaaCTTTACAACATGATCTTGATGTGGCTACACAGGAGAAAGGTCAACTACAGACAGTACTGGACCAGTGGAAACAGTCACACATTAGTGAACAGTCACGGTTGACTGATTTAGACAGTGAAAACAAAGTACTGACCAGAGAGCTGGAGAGGGTCAAAAGAGAACTGACTGATAATTTAGCCAGGGAACCAGTTCTTCAAGAACAGATTCAG AGTTTACAGTGGCAGCTATCACAGAAATGTAAAGAAATAGATGCTATACAGGAACACATCTCATTGGCTGAACAGAGACAAAATGTAGAAATTGATGATCTCAAGAAAAGTTTACAG GAAAGTCAGTCTGAAACAGAGGCAATGAGAGCAGAGTTGGCTACAGCTAAACAGGAAAAAGCTAACTACCATTCACAGGTTACAGAACTAAGAACCACACTCAAGGCCTCAGTACAACATCATAAG ctgACAAAGAGGATGAATTCTGGTGGAAGTAGAAATAATTCTGAGGATACAAAGGATGTAGGAACACAGGTGGTGGACCATGATGTACTGATACCACCGTTACCTTTTGATCTGGACATGGTGGAGAAACTCATTCAGGATACAGGTGTAAAAGCCCTTGAAAGCAA ACCATTAGATAACTTACAGACCTGTTTAAGTTGCCTCAGATCACAGATGTCAGGTTGA